Below is a genomic region from Alphaproteobacteria bacterium SS10.
ATGTGCCGATTTTAAACGGGGCGCCGCCCCGCATCTCCCGATCATAGATAAGGTGCTGTTCAACAGCGAAAAGCGAGTGCTGGTCCTCTTTGACGTAACGCTCACCGACACCCAGGTGATCGAAAACCTGATCTGTCGCCTGATCGAACGCCATGAGGTAGTAAGCCACGTTCAAATGGCCGTTGTAGTCCAGCCACTCGTCTAGAATGAGGCCCCGATGGTCCGGCAGTGTCGACATTGGTGCTAAACAGTCTTTTGTTTGGGTGGACAGGGTGACTAAACCACCGACCAGAACTGGCACAGCATGATCGGATAACGGACGGTTGAAAAGAGCCCCTGA
It encodes:
- a CDS encoding thioesterase family protein, whose translation is MSTLPDHRGLILDEWLDYNGHLNVAYYLMAFDQATDQVFDHLGVGERYVKEDQHSLFAVEQHLIYDREMRGGAPFKIGTSLVDYDGKRLHLLMVMTNDAEGYQAASAEMLFVHVNMQTRRSAPMPEALLSYLAAEPMLAADDPLAKRVGRSMAMVKSS